The proteins below come from a single Triticum aestivum cultivar Chinese Spring chromosome 5D, IWGSC CS RefSeq v2.1, whole genome shotgun sequence genomic window:
- the LOC123125115 gene encoding uncharacterized protein has protein sequence MAKARRRRVPAFGEWNYNYHHDEPQATAALPPAVVAPAACYATPEAEACSDVWFRYSPPPRNPTATPKKQARRRPEGDVPRERSKSGGSRRVVRPVDGDLYQVPPPKLASHRRPTKTGGLWMGCLGLSSCVH, from the exons ATGGCG AAAGCGAGGAGGCGTCGCGTGCCGGCGTTCGGGGAGTGGAACTACAACTACCACCACGACGAGCCGCAGGCGACGGCGGCACTTCCGCCGGCCGTTGTTGCACCGGCCGCGTGCTACGCCACGCCTGAGGCGGAGGCCTGCAGCGACGTGTGGTTCAGGTACTCACCGCCCCCGCGCAATCCCACGGCCACGCCCAAGAAGCAGGCTAGGCGGCGGCCCGAGGGCGACGTGCCCCGGGAGCGTTCCAAGAGCGGCGGCTCCAGGCGGGTGGTGCGGCCGGTCGACGGggacctgtaccaggtgccaccgCCGAAGCTCGCCTCCCACCGGCGGCCAACCAAG ACGGGGGGCCTGTGGATGGGATGCCTGGGCCTCAGCTCATGCGTCCACTGA